One stretch of Hevea brasiliensis isolate MT/VB/25A 57/8 chromosome 12, ASM3005281v1, whole genome shotgun sequence DNA includes these proteins:
- the LOC110637362 gene encoding probable ubiquitin-like-specific protease 2B isoform X14 codes for MRSGLEVFDFKEEDELAEYSAVAQGSDDVDAIECGNSSNNATTCASLEAVREESTTKEGNSHPDSDFPSESLSHEKDSCSKMENYESKSSFTEPEGGVSCHEAPLPEKIQSNCALAGSPSNNVPKSNADGSMNESSRSPPASNAAKNGAILNGHSSNNHFRASEMDIINIAVDYVVYRDNYCTGCLVTFSRVGIKISGTPTYGDQGTFSFERGIDDIIRIESQHLQRFETATVKLHLLSKDDAQAANAYGVEQLEFAVVEPNWSGKLEEITALNVKYLALSVMVHDTDVSMDERSDLLRQRPYFPIFDEAVEDVVYPKGDSDAVSICKRDFDLLQPETFINDTIIDFYIKYLKNQIPPEEKHRFHFFNSFFFRKLADLDKDPSSVSDGRAAFLRVHKWTRKVDLFGKDYVFIPVNFNLHWSLLVICHPGEVAGFEDEDLGKSLRVPCILHMDSIKGNHAGLKNLVQSYLWEEWKSRQKETSEDLSSKFLNLRFVPLELPQQENSFDCGLFLVHYLELFLAEAPLNFSPFKINERSKFLNVDWFPSAEASLKRTLIQRLISELLENHSRAISSGVCSDEPDSSFPENEKERGVQLVSEGCTQAVACHGNFSGSDASQGIEITLLEASSTRNSDCANDPVLREFFEPGVAGGSLLAQCSSFDQPSYYRLNGALSQQIEQDDAETGEPFMYFPSGDAIYQQVPQAGSIPYPLRGFGTNPSWNPGIAMQGEDDGSSPEASVCASDDSDVGIIENCPIEKDLDLCQKEKIVQQRSQSMENVESLTDRLAASSSEMLDTSDIKGTGDPDRMHDANENGDLALYQENPITLHKEPDMVENGLENAGVTSGDMQTMVDDVMAESEVENGLHQHSEKAEITAGDMQTMSDDVMAVSDEKQTIKDNVMVESDEKQTVRDNVMAESNEKQTVEDNAMAESDEQQAAKRLRVTAPQEAEGDVTGSLSKDLHLQFRL; via the exons ATGAGGAGTGGCCTGGAAGTCTTCGATTTCAAGGAAGAAGACGAGCTCGCTGAATATTCAGCTG TTGCACAGGGATCTGATG ATGTTGATGCAATTGAATGTGGGAATAGTTCTAACAATGCTACTACATGCGCTTCTTTGGAAGCGGTTAGAGAGGAGTCTACCACCAAAGAAGGCAATTCTCACCCAGATTCTGATTTCCCGTCAGAATCTCTGAGTCATGAAAAAGACTCTTGTTCTAAGATGGAAAATTATGAATCCAAAAGCTCTTTCACTGAACCGGAGGGAGGGGTTTCATGCCATGAAGCACCGTTGCCTGAGAAAATCCAATCTAATTGTGCCCTTGCAGGCTCTCCTTCTAAT AATGTACCGAAATCAAATGCTGATGGAAGCATGAATGAGAGTTCTCGATCACCTCCTGCTTCTAATGCTGCAAAGAATGGTG CTATTTTAAATGGCCACTCATCAAACAATCATTTCAGAGCATCAGAAATG GATATCATAAACATTGCAGTTGATTATGTTGTATATCGGGATAACTACTGTACCGGGTGCCTGGTAACTTTTTCTCGTGTTGGCATTAAAATAAGTGGTACGCCCACATATGGAGACCAGGGAACCTTTAGCTTTGAAAGGGGAATTGATGATATTATTCGTATTGAGTCTCAGCATCTTCAAAGG tttgaAACTGCCACTGTTAAGCTCCACTTACTATCAAAGGATGATGCACAAGCAGCTAATGCCTATG GTGTTGAGCAGCTGGAGTTTGCAGTTGTTGAGCCCAATTGGTCTGGGAAATTGGAAGAGATTACAGCTCTGAATGTTAAATATTTAGCTTTATCTGTCATGGTGCACGA TACTGATGTCTCGATGGATGAACGGTCAGACTTGCTTCGACAGAGGCCTTATTTTCCAAT TTTTGATGAGGCTGTTGAAGATGTTGTCTATCCAAAAGGGGATTCAGATGCAGTTTCCATTTGTAAGAGAGATTTTGATCTACTACAACCGGAGACATTTATCAATGATACCATTATTGACTTCTATATCAA GTATTTAAAGAATCAGATTCCACCTGAGGAGAAGCATAGGTTCCATTTTTTTAATAGCTTTTTCTTTCGGAAGCTTGCGGATCTAGACAAAGATCCATCCAGTGTTTCAGATGGTCGGGCTGCTTTCTTACGTGTTCATAAATGGACAAGGAAAGTGGATCTATTTGGAAAAGACTATGTTTTCATCCCTGTAAATTTCAA TCTTCACTGGAGTTTATTAGTAATATGTCATCCTGGTGAAGTGGCTGGGTTTGAAG ATGAAGACTTGGGGAAGTCCCTGAGAGTACCATGCATATTACACATGGATTCTATTAAAGGAAATCATGCAGGTCTCAAAAACCTTGTTCAAAG TTATCTATGGGAAGAATGGAAATCGAGGCAAAAGGAGACGTCAGAAGATTTGTcttcaaaatttttgaatttgcgGTTTGTCCCACTTGAG TTGCCACAGCAGGAAAATTCATTTGATTGTGGTCTGTTCCTAGTCCACTACCTGGAGCTTTTTTTGGCAGAGGCCCCTCTGAATTTCAGCCCATTCAAAATAAACGAGCGCTCCAAATTT CTTAATGTGGATTGGTTTCCCTCTGCTGAGGCGTCTCTGAAACGTACTCTTATCCAGAGGTTAATTTCTGAGCTTCTTGAAAATCATTCTCGGGCAATCTCTTCTGGTGTTTGCAGTGATGAACCGGATTCTAGTTTCcctgaaaatgagaaagaaagggGAGTCCAGCTTGTTTCAGAGGGGTGCACTCAGGCTGTGGCTTGTCATGGGAATTTTTCAGGTTCTGATGCCAGTCAAGGGATTGAAATCACTCTATTGGAAGCATCTTCTACGAGGAATTCTGATTGTGCCAATGATCCAGTTCTCAGGGAATTCTTTGAACCAGGAGTTGCTGGAGGGTCATTACTTGCACAATGTTCGTCCTTTGACCAGCCATCTTATTACCGTCTTAATGGTGCTCTATCGCAACAGATAGAG CAGGATGATGCAGAAACTGGGGAGCCGTTTATGTATTTCCCTTCTGGAGACGCTATTTACCAACAAGTTCCTCAAGCTGGTTCCATTCCATATCCACTGAGAGGTTTTGGCACCAATCCTTCTTGGAATCCAGGAATTGCTATGCAAGGAGAGGATGATGGCTCATCCCCAGAAGCATCAGTATGTGCATCTGATGATTCTGATGTAGGGATTATTGAAAATTGCCCCATTGAGAAAGATTTGGATTTATGTCAAAAAGAGAAAATTGTTCAACAAAGATCTCAATCAATGGAAAACGTAGAGAGTTTGACAGATAGACTTGCTGCAAGCTCTAGTGAGATGCTGGATACCTCTGACATTAAAGGTACTGGAGACCCTGATAGGATGCATGATGCTAATGAGAATGGTGATCTTGCATTGTATCAGGAAAATCCAATTACTTTGCATAAAGAACCTGACATGGTAGAAAATGGGTTGGAAAACGCAGGGGTCACTAGTGGTGACATGCAAACTATGGTTGATGATGTGATGGCAGAATCAGAGGTAGAAAATGGTTTGCATCAACACTCGGAGAAGGCAGAGATCACTGCCGGTGACATGCAAACTATGAGTGATGATGTGATGGCAGTATCAGATGAGAAGCAAACGATCAAGGATAATGTGATGGTAGAATCAGATGAGAAGCAAACAGTCAGGGATAATGTGATGGCAGAATCAAATGAGAAGCAAACAGTGGAGGATAATGCTATGGCAGAATCAGACGAACAGCAAGCTGCAAAAAGGCTTCGGGTTACAGCTCCCCAAGAAGCGGAGGGAGATGTCACTGGAAGCCTATCGAAGGATCTCCATTTGCAATTTAGGCTGTAG
- the LOC110637362 gene encoding probable ubiquitin-like-specific protease 2B isoform X11, with amino-acid sequence MRSGLEVFDFKEEDELAEYSAVAQGSDVVKNESGAITCVDVDAIECGNSSNNATTCASLEAVREESTTKEGNSHPDSDFPSESLSHEKDSCSKMENYESKSSFTEPEGGVSCHEAPLPEKIQSNCALAGSPSNNVPKSNADGSMNESSRSPPASNAAKNGAILNGHSSNNHFRASEMDIINIAVDYVVYRDNYCTGCLVTFSRVGIKISGTPTYGDQGTFSFERGIDDIIRIESQHLQRFETATVKLHLLSKDDAQAANAYGVEQLEFAVVEPNWSGKLEEITALNVKYLALSVMVHDTDVSMDERSDLLRQRPYFPIFDEAVEDVVYPKGDSDAVSICKRDFDLLQPETFINDTIIDFYIKYLKNQIPPEEKHRFHFFNSFFFRKLADLDKDPSSVSDGRAAFLRVHKWTRKVDLFGKDYVFIPVNFNLHWSLLVICHPGEVAGFEDEDLGKSLRVPCILHMDSIKGNHAGLKNLVQSYLWEEWKSRQKETSEDLSSKFLNLRFVPLELPQQENSFDCGLFLVHYLELFLAEAPLNFSPFKINERSKFLNVDWFPSAEASLKRTLIQRLISELLENHSRAISSGVCSDEPDSSFPENEKERGVQLVSEGCTQAVACHGNFSGSDASQGIEITLLEASSTRNSDCANDPVLREFFEPGVAGGSLLAQCSSFDQPSYYRLNGALSQQIEQDDAETGEPFMYFPSGDAIYQQVPQAGSIPYPLRGFGTNPSWNPGIAMQGEDDGSSPEASVCASDDSDVGIIENCPIEKDLDLCQKEKIVQQRSQSMENVESLTDRLAASSSEMLDTSDIKGTGDPDRMHDANENGDLALYQENPITLHKEPDMVENGLENAGVTSGDMQTMVDDVMAESEVENGLHQHSEKAEITAGDMQTMSDDVMAVSDEKQTIKDNVMVESDEKQTVRDNVMAESNEKQTVEDNAMAESDEQQAAKRLRVTAPQEAEGDVTGSLSKDLHLQFRL; translated from the exons ATGAGGAGTGGCCTGGAAGTCTTCGATTTCAAGGAAGAAGACGAGCTCGCTGAATATTCAGCTG TTGCACAGGGATCTGATGTTGTAAAAAACGAAAGTGGCGCCATAACTTGTGTAGATGTTGATGCAATTGAATGTGGGAATAGTTCTAACAATGCTACTACATGCGCTTCTTTGGAAGCGGTTAGAGAGGAGTCTACCACCAAAGAAGGCAATTCTCACCCAGATTCTGATTTCCCGTCAGAATCTCTGAGTCATGAAAAAGACTCTTGTTCTAAGATGGAAAATTATGAATCCAAAAGCTCTTTCACTGAACCGGAGGGAGGGGTTTCATGCCATGAAGCACCGTTGCCTGAGAAAATCCAATCTAATTGTGCCCTTGCAGGCTCTCCTTCTAAT AATGTACCGAAATCAAATGCTGATGGAAGCATGAATGAGAGTTCTCGATCACCTCCTGCTTCTAATGCTGCAAAGAATGGTG CTATTTTAAATGGCCACTCATCAAACAATCATTTCAGAGCATCAGAAATG GATATCATAAACATTGCAGTTGATTATGTTGTATATCGGGATAACTACTGTACCGGGTGCCTGGTAACTTTTTCTCGTGTTGGCATTAAAATAAGTGGTACGCCCACATATGGAGACCAGGGAACCTTTAGCTTTGAAAGGGGAATTGATGATATTATTCGTATTGAGTCTCAGCATCTTCAAAGG tttgaAACTGCCACTGTTAAGCTCCACTTACTATCAAAGGATGATGCACAAGCAGCTAATGCCTATG GTGTTGAGCAGCTGGAGTTTGCAGTTGTTGAGCCCAATTGGTCTGGGAAATTGGAAGAGATTACAGCTCTGAATGTTAAATATTTAGCTTTATCTGTCATGGTGCACGA TACTGATGTCTCGATGGATGAACGGTCAGACTTGCTTCGACAGAGGCCTTATTTTCCAAT TTTTGATGAGGCTGTTGAAGATGTTGTCTATCCAAAAGGGGATTCAGATGCAGTTTCCATTTGTAAGAGAGATTTTGATCTACTACAACCGGAGACATTTATCAATGATACCATTATTGACTTCTATATCAA GTATTTAAAGAATCAGATTCCACCTGAGGAGAAGCATAGGTTCCATTTTTTTAATAGCTTTTTCTTTCGGAAGCTTGCGGATCTAGACAAAGATCCATCCAGTGTTTCAGATGGTCGGGCTGCTTTCTTACGTGTTCATAAATGGACAAGGAAAGTGGATCTATTTGGAAAAGACTATGTTTTCATCCCTGTAAATTTCAA TCTTCACTGGAGTTTATTAGTAATATGTCATCCTGGTGAAGTGGCTGGGTTTGAAG ATGAAGACTTGGGGAAGTCCCTGAGAGTACCATGCATATTACACATGGATTCTATTAAAGGAAATCATGCAGGTCTCAAAAACCTTGTTCAAAG TTATCTATGGGAAGAATGGAAATCGAGGCAAAAGGAGACGTCAGAAGATTTGTcttcaaaatttttgaatttgcgGTTTGTCCCACTTGAG TTGCCACAGCAGGAAAATTCATTTGATTGTGGTCTGTTCCTAGTCCACTACCTGGAGCTTTTTTTGGCAGAGGCCCCTCTGAATTTCAGCCCATTCAAAATAAACGAGCGCTCCAAATTT CTTAATGTGGATTGGTTTCCCTCTGCTGAGGCGTCTCTGAAACGTACTCTTATCCAGAGGTTAATTTCTGAGCTTCTTGAAAATCATTCTCGGGCAATCTCTTCTGGTGTTTGCAGTGATGAACCGGATTCTAGTTTCcctgaaaatgagaaagaaagggGAGTCCAGCTTGTTTCAGAGGGGTGCACTCAGGCTGTGGCTTGTCATGGGAATTTTTCAGGTTCTGATGCCAGTCAAGGGATTGAAATCACTCTATTGGAAGCATCTTCTACGAGGAATTCTGATTGTGCCAATGATCCAGTTCTCAGGGAATTCTTTGAACCAGGAGTTGCTGGAGGGTCATTACTTGCACAATGTTCGTCCTTTGACCAGCCATCTTATTACCGTCTTAATGGTGCTCTATCGCAACAGATAGAG CAGGATGATGCAGAAACTGGGGAGCCGTTTATGTATTTCCCTTCTGGAGACGCTATTTACCAACAAGTTCCTCAAGCTGGTTCCATTCCATATCCACTGAGAGGTTTTGGCACCAATCCTTCTTGGAATCCAGGAATTGCTATGCAAGGAGAGGATGATGGCTCATCCCCAGAAGCATCAGTATGTGCATCTGATGATTCTGATGTAGGGATTATTGAAAATTGCCCCATTGAGAAAGATTTGGATTTATGTCAAAAAGAGAAAATTGTTCAACAAAGATCTCAATCAATGGAAAACGTAGAGAGTTTGACAGATAGACTTGCTGCAAGCTCTAGTGAGATGCTGGATACCTCTGACATTAAAGGTACTGGAGACCCTGATAGGATGCATGATGCTAATGAGAATGGTGATCTTGCATTGTATCAGGAAAATCCAATTACTTTGCATAAAGAACCTGACATGGTAGAAAATGGGTTGGAAAACGCAGGGGTCACTAGTGGTGACATGCAAACTATGGTTGATGATGTGATGGCAGAATCAGAGGTAGAAAATGGTTTGCATCAACACTCGGAGAAGGCAGAGATCACTGCCGGTGACATGCAAACTATGAGTGATGATGTGATGGCAGTATCAGATGAGAAGCAAACGATCAAGGATAATGTGATGGTAGAATCAGATGAGAAGCAAACAGTCAGGGATAATGTGATGGCAGAATCAAATGAGAAGCAAACAGTGGAGGATAATGCTATGGCAGAATCAGACGAACAGCAAGCTGCAAAAAGGCTTCGGGTTACAGCTCCCCAAGAAGCGGAGGGAGATGTCACTGGAAGCCTATCGAAGGATCTCCATTTGCAATTTAGGCTGTAG
- the LOC110637362 gene encoding probable ubiquitin-like-specific protease 2B isoform X2 has translation MRSGLEVFDFKEEDELAEYSAGKILSKFKNPSLDNPAFLKCNFLECVSAVFLVAQGSDVVKNESGAITCVDVDAIECGNSSNNATTCASLEAVREESTTKEGNSHPDSDFPSESLSHEKDSCSKMENYESKSSFTEPEGGVSCHEAPLPEKIQSNCALAGSPSNNVPKSNADGSMNESSRSPPASNAAKNGAILNGHSSNNHFRASEMDIINIAVDYVVYRDNYCTGCLVTFSRVGIKISGTPTYGDQGTFSFERGIDDIIRIESQHLQRFETATVKLHLLSKDDAQAANAYGVEQLEFAVVEPNWSGKLEEITALNVKYLALSVMVHDTDVSMDERSDLLRQRPYFPIFDEAVEDVVYPKGDSDAVSICKRDFDLLQPETFINDTIIDFYIKYLKNQIPPEEKHRFHFFNSFFFRKLADLDKDPSSVSDGRAAFLRVHKWTRKVDLFGKDYVFIPVNFNLHWSLLVICHPGEVAGFEDEDLGKSLRVPCILHMDSIKGNHAGLKNLVQSYLWEEWKSRQKETSEDLSSKFLNLRFVPLELPQQENSFDCGLFLVHYLELFLAEAPLNFSPFKINERSKFLNVDWFPSAEASLKRTLIQRLISELLENHSRAISSGVCSDEPDSSFPENEKERGVQLVSEGCTQAVACHGNFSGSDASQGIEITLLEASSTRNSDCANDPVLREFFEPGVAGGSLLAQCSSFDQPSYYRLNGALSQQIEDDAETGEPFMYFPSGDAIYQQVPQAGSIPYPLRGFGTNPSWNPGIAMQGEDDGSSPEASVCASDDSDVGIIENCPIEKDLDLCQKEKIVQQRSQSMENVESLTDRLAASSSEMLDTSDIKGTGDPDRMHDANENGDLALYQENPITLHKEPDMVENGLENAGVTSGDMQTMVDDVMAESEVENGLHQHSEKAEITAGDMQTMSDDVMAVSDEKQTIKDNVMVESDEKQTVRDNVMAESNEKQTVEDNAMAESDEQQAAKRLRVTAPQEAEGDVTGSLSKDLHLQFRL, from the exons ATGAGGAGTGGCCTGGAAGTCTTCGATTTCAAGGAAGAAGACGAGCTCGCTGAATATTCAGCTGGTAAAATCCTTAGCAAGTTCAAAAACCCTAGCCTTGACAATCCCGCCTTTTTGAAATGCAACTTTCTCGAATGCG TATCAGCTGTGTTTCTAGTTGCACAGGGATCTGATGTTGTAAAAAACGAAAGTGGCGCCATAACTTGTGTAGATGTTGATGCAATTGAATGTGGGAATAGTTCTAACAATGCTACTACATGCGCTTCTTTGGAAGCGGTTAGAGAGGAGTCTACCACCAAAGAAGGCAATTCTCACCCAGATTCTGATTTCCCGTCAGAATCTCTGAGTCATGAAAAAGACTCTTGTTCTAAGATGGAAAATTATGAATCCAAAAGCTCTTTCACTGAACCGGAGGGAGGGGTTTCATGCCATGAAGCACCGTTGCCTGAGAAAATCCAATCTAATTGTGCCCTTGCAGGCTCTCCTTCTAAT AATGTACCGAAATCAAATGCTGATGGAAGCATGAATGAGAGTTCTCGATCACCTCCTGCTTCTAATGCTGCAAAGAATGGTG CTATTTTAAATGGCCACTCATCAAACAATCATTTCAGAGCATCAGAAATG GATATCATAAACATTGCAGTTGATTATGTTGTATATCGGGATAACTACTGTACCGGGTGCCTGGTAACTTTTTCTCGTGTTGGCATTAAAATAAGTGGTACGCCCACATATGGAGACCAGGGAACCTTTAGCTTTGAAAGGGGAATTGATGATATTATTCGTATTGAGTCTCAGCATCTTCAAAGG tttgaAACTGCCACTGTTAAGCTCCACTTACTATCAAAGGATGATGCACAAGCAGCTAATGCCTATG GTGTTGAGCAGCTGGAGTTTGCAGTTGTTGAGCCCAATTGGTCTGGGAAATTGGAAGAGATTACAGCTCTGAATGTTAAATATTTAGCTTTATCTGTCATGGTGCACGA TACTGATGTCTCGATGGATGAACGGTCAGACTTGCTTCGACAGAGGCCTTATTTTCCAAT TTTTGATGAGGCTGTTGAAGATGTTGTCTATCCAAAAGGGGATTCAGATGCAGTTTCCATTTGTAAGAGAGATTTTGATCTACTACAACCGGAGACATTTATCAATGATACCATTATTGACTTCTATATCAA GTATTTAAAGAATCAGATTCCACCTGAGGAGAAGCATAGGTTCCATTTTTTTAATAGCTTTTTCTTTCGGAAGCTTGCGGATCTAGACAAAGATCCATCCAGTGTTTCAGATGGTCGGGCTGCTTTCTTACGTGTTCATAAATGGACAAGGAAAGTGGATCTATTTGGAAAAGACTATGTTTTCATCCCTGTAAATTTCAA TCTTCACTGGAGTTTATTAGTAATATGTCATCCTGGTGAAGTGGCTGGGTTTGAAG ATGAAGACTTGGGGAAGTCCCTGAGAGTACCATGCATATTACACATGGATTCTATTAAAGGAAATCATGCAGGTCTCAAAAACCTTGTTCAAAG TTATCTATGGGAAGAATGGAAATCGAGGCAAAAGGAGACGTCAGAAGATTTGTcttcaaaatttttgaatttgcgGTTTGTCCCACTTGAG TTGCCACAGCAGGAAAATTCATTTGATTGTGGTCTGTTCCTAGTCCACTACCTGGAGCTTTTTTTGGCAGAGGCCCCTCTGAATTTCAGCCCATTCAAAATAAACGAGCGCTCCAAATTT CTTAATGTGGATTGGTTTCCCTCTGCTGAGGCGTCTCTGAAACGTACTCTTATCCAGAGGTTAATTTCTGAGCTTCTTGAAAATCATTCTCGGGCAATCTCTTCTGGTGTTTGCAGTGATGAACCGGATTCTAGTTTCcctgaaaatgagaaagaaagggGAGTCCAGCTTGTTTCAGAGGGGTGCACTCAGGCTGTGGCTTGTCATGGGAATTTTTCAGGTTCTGATGCCAGTCAAGGGATTGAAATCACTCTATTGGAAGCATCTTCTACGAGGAATTCTGATTGTGCCAATGATCCAGTTCTCAGGGAATTCTTTGAACCAGGAGTTGCTGGAGGGTCATTACTTGCACAATGTTCGTCCTTTGACCAGCCATCTTATTACCGTCTTAATGGTGCTCTATCGCAACAGATAGAG GATGATGCAGAAACTGGGGAGCCGTTTATGTATTTCCCTTCTGGAGACGCTATTTACCAACAAGTTCCTCAAGCTGGTTCCATTCCATATCCACTGAGAGGTTTTGGCACCAATCCTTCTTGGAATCCAGGAATTGCTATGCAAGGAGAGGATGATGGCTCATCCCCAGAAGCATCAGTATGTGCATCTGATGATTCTGATGTAGGGATTATTGAAAATTGCCCCATTGAGAAAGATTTGGATTTATGTCAAAAAGAGAAAATTGTTCAACAAAGATCTCAATCAATGGAAAACGTAGAGAGTTTGACAGATAGACTTGCTGCAAGCTCTAGTGAGATGCTGGATACCTCTGACATTAAAGGTACTGGAGACCCTGATAGGATGCATGATGCTAATGAGAATGGTGATCTTGCATTGTATCAGGAAAATCCAATTACTTTGCATAAAGAACCTGACATGGTAGAAAATGGGTTGGAAAACGCAGGGGTCACTAGTGGTGACATGCAAACTATGGTTGATGATGTGATGGCAGAATCAGAGGTAGAAAATGGTTTGCATCAACACTCGGAGAAGGCAGAGATCACTGCCGGTGACATGCAAACTATGAGTGATGATGTGATGGCAGTATCAGATGAGAAGCAAACGATCAAGGATAATGTGATGGTAGAATCAGATGAGAAGCAAACAGTCAGGGATAATGTGATGGCAGAATCAAATGAGAAGCAAACAGTGGAGGATAATGCTATGGCAGAATCAGACGAACAGCAAGCTGCAAAAAGGCTTCGGGTTACAGCTCCCCAAGAAGCGGAGGGAGATGTCACTGGAAGCCTATCGAAGGATCTCCATTTGCAATTTAGGCTGTAG